A region from the Phycisphaerales bacterium genome encodes:
- a CDS encoding transposase, with protein MNILREAGLPSGPVRGERSWDEFLRAHAKTLWACDFMATRVLTRKGLRLAFSLVFIHPKTRRAHVSTSTTKPDATWLAGVVREFAASVPRDMARPRMLVRDRDSKFLIGNGVFGRELGECGMRSMPLPCRSPNLNAHVERLIQSFQAECLDHFVILGTRHLDYLFREYVDHYNRDRPHSSLEFAAPMGRRPTTRAGPVGRLEVRCRSRLGGVIKHYYRKAA; from the coding sequence GTGAACATCCTGCGTGAGGCCGGGCTGCCGAGTGGGCCTGTTCGTGGCGAACGGAGTTGGGACGAGTTCCTCAGGGCGCACGCCAAGACGCTGTGGGCCTGCGACTTCATGGCCACGCGCGTGCTGACGCGAAAGGGGCTGCGGCTGGCGTTCAGTCTGGTCTTCATCCATCCCAAGACGCGGCGGGCGCACGTGTCGACGAGCACCACAAAGCCCGACGCCACGTGGCTCGCCGGTGTTGTCCGGGAGTTCGCGGCGAGTGTGCCGAGGGATATGGCAAGGCCAAGGATGCTGGTGCGCGATCGCGACAGCAAGTTCCTCATCGGCAATGGTGTCTTCGGACGGGAGTTGGGTGAGTGTGGGATGCGGTCGATGCCGTTGCCGTGCCGATCGCCGAACCTCAACGCGCATGTGGAGCGGCTGATCCAGAGTTTCCAGGCCGAGTGTCTTGATCATTTCGTGATCCTCGGCACGCGGCATCTGGATTACCTGTTCCGCGAGTATGTCGACCACTACAACCGTGACCGTCCGCACTCGTCGCTGGAGTTCGCGGCACCGATGGGTCGGAGGCCGACGACCCGTGCCGGGCCGGTTGGTCGCCTTGAGGTCCGCTGCCGATCAAGACTAGGTGGCGTGATCAAGCATTACTACCGAAAGGCCGCGTGA
- a CDS encoding cupin domain-containing protein yields MNDQRLRPAPESRFDEHSLVFDLAAEAATVRSEGPAPHGHRQKTLYKHGNRTIALFALEPGACIREHRTAGPVTIQVVEGEITVVADGQPHRLCVGKVLVLAPKVAHEVSAEHAASFLLQVSLVVQ; encoded by the coding sequence ATGAACGACCAGCGTCTCCGCCCCGCACCCGAGTCACGGTTTGATGAGCATTCACTGGTCTTTGATCTTGCCGCGGAAGCGGCCACGGTTCGTTCGGAGGGACCAGCACCCCATGGCCACCGACAGAAGACGCTGTACAAGCATGGCAATCGCACAATCGCGTTGTTCGCGCTCGAACCCGGCGCATGCATCCGCGAGCACAGGACTGCGGGACCGGTCACGATTCAGGTCGTTGAGGGCGAGATCACGGTCGTGGCCGATGGACAACCACACCGCCTGTGCGTTGGCAAGGTTCTGGTTCTTGCGCCCAAGGTTGCTCACGAGGTGAGTGCGGAGCATGCTGCTTCATTTCTGCTTCAAGTATCTCTCGTCGTGCAATGA
- a CDS encoding ABC transporter permease subunit yields the protein MASNTLCIARRELRDALKSRWFVLYTLAFVVLGLAVSFVSAAGTGGTGFSGFGRTTAGLVNLILLVVPLMALTAGAATIASDRERGMLAYLLSQPVSPVEVLLGKYIGLGTSLLAAISLGLGACAVILSWRGGVSSPQAILWLAGLSFVLALGMLSVGIMISSLTRRASAAVGVAIFVWLTLVFVSDLALMTGAVALHLRIDELFALSLHNPLQVFKMWSLHAIDANLDVLGPAGLYAVEEYGRSLHAIFTTGLSVWIVLPLVVASLVLARKSPL from the coding sequence ATGGCTTCCAACACGCTCTGCATTGCACGCCGTGAACTCCGCGATGCCCTGAAGAGTCGGTGGTTCGTGCTGTACACGCTGGCATTCGTGGTTCTAGGCCTGGCGGTGTCCTTCGTCTCCGCCGCCGGCACCGGCGGAACCGGCTTCTCGGGCTTTGGTCGCACGACCGCCGGGCTTGTGAACCTCATCCTTCTCGTCGTGCCGCTCATGGCTCTCACCGCGGGGGCTGCAACGATCGCCTCGGATCGTGAGCGTGGCATGCTTGCATACCTGCTCTCGCAACCCGTCTCTCCCGTCGAAGTCCTGCTCGGCAAATACATCGGCCTCGGGACCTCGCTGCTGGCCGCGATCAGTCTGGGGCTCGGCGCGTGCGCCGTGATCCTCTCCTGGCGCGGCGGCGTGTCGTCGCCTCAGGCCATCCTGTGGCTCGCTGGTCTTTCGTTCGTGCTCGCCCTGGGTATGCTCAGCGTCGGCATCATGATCTCGTCGCTTACCCGGCGTGCCTCCGCCGCGGTGGGCGTCGCAATCTTCGTCTGGCTCACGCTGGTGTTCGTCTCCGATCTGGCGCTGATGACCGGCGCGGTAGCACTGCACCTCCGCATCGACGAGCTGTTCGCGCTCTCGCTTCACAATCCGCTGCAGGTGTTCAAGATGTGGTCCCTGCACGCAATCGACGCCAATCTCGACGTGCTCGGTCCAGCAGGCCTGTACGCTGTTGAGGAGTATGGCCGGAGCCTCCACGCGATCTTCACGACTGGGCTGTCCGTGTGGATCGTCCTCCCTCTAGTGGTCGCATCGCTCGTGCTCGCTCGGAAGTCTCCTCTATGA
- a CDS encoding cytochrome c, protein MQRSQPQAATRNSPDTSPAETIVPGSCIACHGKGGVGIAGNGKALANNEFIRSLDDDSLLAFIKQGRSPTDPKNSTGIQMPPKGGNPAMSDDDILDVIAYLRTLQGTKPGTPGGK, encoded by the coding sequence ATGCAGCGCTCGCAGCCGCAGGCGGCGACAAGGAACTCGCCGGATACATCGCCAGCGGAGACAATTGTTCCTGGCTCGTGCATCGCGTGCCACGGCAAGGGTGGAGTCGGCATCGCGGGCAATGGCAAAGCGCTGGCGAACAACGAATTCATCCGTTCGCTCGACGACGACAGCCTGCTGGCCTTCATCAAGCAGGGCCGCTCGCCAACAGACCCGAAGAACTCGACCGGGATTCAGATGCCGCCCAAGGGCGGAAACCCGGCGATGAGCGACGACGACATCCTGGATGTGATCGCCTATTTGCGGACGCTGCAGGGCACCAAGCCCGGCACTCCCGGCGGCAAGTGA
- a CDS encoding ABC transporter ATP-binding protein: MITITNLVKRFGRTPAVDDVSLSLDQGDAVALWGSNGAGKTTLIRCVLGLLRYRGAIRVGGIDVRRNGKAARMLIGYVPQELGFYDELRVDSAICYFARLKGIANALPAASLQGVGLEGSGSKRVRELSGGMKQRLALAIALLGDPPILVLDEVTASLDALGRHEFVGLLRQLTGSGRTLLFASHRLEEIRSLARRVAVLERGRLLRIDDCACFAPDAQHAAVLHLHLSLDVRMPAIRALAAGGFSPTLNGTGILVPVASEHKAAPFRILADAQIAVDNFEVDAVEHSSAAPAPGGDRRKSSPPPDSEVTQ; encoded by the coding sequence GTGATCACGATCACCAACCTAGTCAAGAGATTCGGACGGACTCCCGCCGTGGATGATGTGTCCTTGTCGCTGGATCAAGGCGACGCCGTCGCGTTGTGGGGTTCAAACGGTGCCGGCAAGACCACCCTGATCCGATGCGTGCTCGGTCTTCTGCGCTATCGAGGCGCGATTCGCGTCGGTGGCATCGACGTGCGCCGCAATGGCAAGGCGGCACGGATGCTCATCGGCTATGTCCCGCAGGAACTCGGCTTCTACGACGAACTCAGGGTGGATTCGGCCATCTGCTACTTTGCTCGCTTGAAGGGCATCGCGAATGCCTTGCCCGCGGCCTCACTTCAAGGGGTTGGTCTCGAAGGAAGCGGCAGCAAGCGTGTGCGTGAGCTCTCTGGTGGCATGAAGCAGCGTCTGGCGCTGGCGATCGCGCTTCTCGGCGATCCTCCCATCCTGGTGCTCGACGAAGTCACCGCAAGCCTCGATGCGCTCGGACGTCACGAGTTTGTGGGGCTGCTCAGGCAGCTCACCGGCTCGGGCCGGACATTGCTTTTCGCCTCGCACCGTCTCGAGGAAATACGGTCGCTGGCGCGCCGCGTCGCGGTGCTCGAGCGGGGACGACTGCTGCGGATCGACGACTGCGCTTGCTTCGCTCCGGATGCGCAGCACGCCGCCGTACTGCACCTGCACCTTTCGTTGGATGTACGAATGCCTGCGATCCGGGCTCTCGCGGCGGGAGGCTTCTCTCCGACGCTCAACGGCACGGGCATCCTGGTCCCGGTAGCCTCGGAACACAAGGCGGCACCCTTCCGCATCCTCGCCGATGCGCAGATCGCGGTCGACAACTTCGAGGTCGATGCGGTTGAGCATTCGTCCGCAGCTCCTGCGCCCGGCGGCGATCGGCGCAAGTCATCCCCACCTCCCGACTCCGAGGTGACCCAATGA
- a CDS encoding UbiD family decarboxylase has translation MSETLRDFVEALDKAGELRTVTAPVSPVLEITEIAHRASRSKAPKLPSAGTRATDPRFHMLGGPALFFKNVEGPTKGSLSEFPVLINAFGSYSRVERALKCDDSTDGGGLEGLASRLGALLKPEPPATLLAKLQKVPELLELAKIPPKKVKSGVCQELVHEKEGKGKDGVDLTRLPMLRCWPHDGDFAALGYPKGINDAVPGVEHGKHWDAHHRGRYITLGHVHTIHADDCDASVPASRNIGLYRAQLLGRDRLAMHWHMHHDGARHWRSWKKAGKAMPVAIALGGESVLPYAATAPMPPGISELLLAGFLNHGAIPLVRGVSVPLDVPANAEIVIEGFIKTDVEAPTGGIGFVPDEVAKRAVSPPKTPADWRELLGEGAVFEGPFGDHTGFYSLPDRYPILEVTAITHRQNAIYPTTVVGLPPQEDYFLGKATERIFLPLLRTIVPDIVDYDLPMFGVFHSCAFIKIRKEYPLHARRVMHAIWGAGQMSWTKIIVVVDEDVDVHDQDEVLFHLCANVDPSRDIEITQGPLDILDHAASRLGAGGKMGIDATRKIAGEECGGHAVRQWPPIIRMDEATRARVDARWREYGLDF, from the coding sequence TTGAGCGAGACGCTGCGTGACTTTGTAGAGGCGTTGGACAAGGCCGGGGAGTTGCGGACGGTGACTGCACCGGTCTCGCCTGTGCTGGAGATCACGGAGATTGCGCATCGGGCGAGCCGGTCGAAGGCGCCCAAGTTGCCCTCGGCGGGGACGCGGGCGACGGACCCTCGATTCCACATGCTGGGTGGGCCGGCGCTCTTCTTCAAGAACGTGGAGGGGCCGACGAAGGGTTCACTGAGTGAGTTCCCGGTACTGATAAATGCATTCGGGTCGTATAGCCGGGTGGAGCGGGCGCTCAAGTGTGATGATTCGACAGATGGAGGGGGGCTGGAGGGACTGGCATCGCGGCTGGGGGCGCTCCTGAAGCCCGAGCCGCCGGCGACGCTGCTGGCGAAGTTGCAGAAGGTGCCCGAACTGCTCGAACTGGCGAAGATTCCGCCCAAGAAGGTGAAGTCGGGCGTGTGCCAGGAGTTGGTGCACGAGAAGGAGGGGAAGGGGAAGGATGGCGTGGACCTGACGCGTCTGCCGATGCTTCGGTGCTGGCCGCATGACGGCGATTTCGCGGCGCTGGGGTATCCCAAGGGGATCAATGACGCCGTGCCCGGCGTTGAGCATGGCAAGCACTGGGATGCGCACCACCGGGGGCGGTATATCACGCTGGGGCACGTGCACACGATCCATGCGGACGACTGCGACGCGAGCGTGCCGGCGTCACGGAACATCGGGCTGTATCGGGCACAGTTGCTCGGTCGTGATCGTCTGGCAATGCACTGGCACATGCATCACGACGGGGCGCGGCACTGGCGGAGTTGGAAGAAGGCCGGGAAGGCGATGCCCGTGGCGATCGCGCTGGGTGGGGAGAGCGTGTTGCCGTATGCGGCGACGGCGCCGATGCCGCCGGGGATCAGCGAGTTGCTGCTCGCGGGTTTCCTGAATCACGGGGCGATTCCGCTGGTGCGTGGCGTGAGCGTCCCTTTGGATGTGCCAGCGAATGCGGAGATCGTGATCGAGGGATTCATCAAGACGGATGTCGAGGCGCCCACTGGCGGGATTGGGTTCGTGCCCGATGAGGTGGCGAAGCGTGCGGTCTCGCCGCCGAAGACGCCCGCGGATTGGCGCGAGTTGCTGGGTGAGGGGGCGGTGTTTGAGGGGCCGTTTGGCGATCACACGGGGTTCTACTCGCTGCCCGATCGGTATCCGATTTTGGAGGTGACGGCGATCACACACCGGCAGAACGCGATCTATCCGACGACGGTCGTGGGGTTGCCGCCTCAGGAGGACTATTTCCTGGGGAAGGCGACGGAGCGGATCTTCTTGCCGCTGCTTCGGACGATCGTGCCGGACATCGTGGACTATGACCTTCCGATGTTCGGTGTCTTCCACTCGTGCGCGTTCATCAAGATCCGGAAGGAGTATCCGTTGCACGCGCGGCGGGTGATGCACGCGATCTGGGGCGCGGGGCAGATGTCGTGGACGAAGATCATCGTGGTCGTGGACGAGGATGTGGACGTGCACGATCAGGACGAGGTGCTGTTCCACCTGTGCGCGAATGTGGATCCTTCGCGGGATATTGAGATCACGCAGGGGCCGCTGGATATTCTCGACCATGCCGCGTCACGACTTGGTGCGGGAGGGAAGATGGGGATCGACGCGACGCGGAAGATCGCGGGCGAGGAGTGCGGCGGGCATGCGGTGCGCCAGTGGCCGCCAATCATCCGGATGGACGAGGCAACGAGGGCGCGAGTGGATGCGCGGTGGCGGGAGTATGGGCTGGATTTCTAG
- a CDS encoding nitrous oxide reductase accessory protein NosL, with the protein MLVSEDRCSSSLLVESHGRREYYFYDDLGCMLDQVREGIENTTIVEHFARDYDSRSWVSAAEATFLFADPAKLQTPMGSGIVAFSSSGDAERAKARFGGRTMNYADLAEARRVWMEERYGRPKSQDGHPAGKGPP; encoded by the coding sequence ATGCTTGTCAGCGAAGATCGCTGCTCGAGCTCGCTGTTGGTCGAGAGTCACGGGCGACGCGAGTACTACTTCTACGACGATCTCGGCTGCATGCTGGATCAAGTGCGAGAAGGAATCGAGAACACGACGATCGTTGAACACTTCGCTCGCGACTACGACAGCCGCTCTTGGGTGTCCGCGGCAGAAGCTACCTTCCTGTTCGCCGACCCTGCCAAGCTGCAGACGCCCATGGGGTCCGGGATCGTTGCGTTCTCATCGAGCGGAGATGCGGAGCGAGCCAAGGCCCGCTTCGGCGGGCGGACGATGAACTACGCAGACCTCGCCGAGGCGCGGCGTGTGTGGATGGAAGAACGCTATGGGCGACCGAAGTCACAAGACGGCCACCCGGCCGGAAAGGGACCCCCATGA
- the nosD gene encoding nitrous oxide reductase family maturation protein NosD: MRVPAGFYQEHLRIDKPVTLVADGAVTIDGGGSGDIIEVVAPDVTIRGFVIRNTGIDLDRENAAIRVLAPRVTLESNVLQDILFGIDLRESPDSRIIANTIGGKRLDIARRGDGLRLWRADRAMIEGNRIHDGRDAILWYSSGVIVRGNTAHDCRYGLHLMFSDDVTITDNELTGNSVGVYLMYSTGVTLTGNRLLKNRGPSGYGIGLKETDRFTVRNNLIAGNRSGVYLDGSPFTNAQPGLFEANTLAYNDIGFTILPSSRGNEIVGNNFIDNIDQVAVAGRGSLDANRFWKGERGNFWSDYTGYDLNSDGIGDFVHESQTLFENLMDKRPALRLFLFSPAQQAIEFVGRAIPAVRPEPKFTDEVPLMRPLPLPTWSAEAAPSHAPVLVAGGTLLAIGVSTIALGYERRRSGNGSSPQMTLRGAA; encoded by the coding sequence GTGCGCGTACCAGCCGGCTTCTATCAAGAGCATCTGCGGATCGACAAGCCCGTCACCCTTGTCGCTGACGGCGCCGTGACTATTGACGGCGGTGGCTCCGGAGACATCATCGAAGTCGTCGCGCCCGATGTGACGATCCGGGGCTTTGTGATCCGCAACACGGGCATCGACCTTGACCGGGAGAATGCTGCCATCCGGGTCCTTGCGCCACGCGTGACGCTCGAATCGAACGTGCTTCAGGACATCCTCTTCGGCATCGATCTGCGCGAGTCTCCGGACAGTCGCATCATCGCCAATACCATTGGTGGCAAACGCTTGGACATCGCTCGGCGCGGGGACGGGCTGCGTCTCTGGCGCGCCGACCGTGCCATGATCGAGGGCAACAGGATCCACGATGGCCGCGACGCGATCCTGTGGTACTCCTCCGGTGTCATCGTTCGTGGAAATACCGCCCACGACTGCCGGTACGGCCTCCACCTCATGTTCAGCGATGACGTCACGATCACCGACAACGAGCTCACCGGCAATTCCGTGGGCGTCTATCTCATGTACAGCACGGGCGTCACGCTCACGGGAAATCGACTGCTCAAGAACCGTGGGCCCAGTGGGTACGGCATCGGACTCAAGGAGACCGATCGCTTCACGGTGCGCAACAACCTGATCGCGGGCAATCGCTCCGGCGTCTACCTCGACGGGTCGCCGTTCACCAACGCCCAGCCAGGCCTCTTCGAGGCCAACACCCTGGCTTACAACGACATCGGCTTCACGATCCTCCCATCGAGCCGCGGCAACGAGATTGTCGGCAACAACTTCATCGACAACATCGACCAGGTCGCCGTGGCCGGGAGGGGCTCGCTGGATGCGAACCGCTTCTGGAAAGGAGAACGCGGGAACTTCTGGAGCGACTACACCGGCTACGACCTGAACAGCGACGGCATCGGGGACTTTGTTCATGAATCCCAGACGCTCTTCGAGAACCTGATGGACAAACGACCTGCTCTCCGACTCTTTCTGTTCAGTCCCGCTCAGCAAGCCATCGAGTTCGTCGGACGGGCGATTCCGGCGGTTCGTCCAGAACCAAAGTTCACGGACGAGGTGCCGCTCATGCGCCCTTTGCCGTTGCCGACTTGGAGTGCAGAAGCCGCTCCTTCACACGCACCAGTCCTCGTCGCTGGGGGGACTCTCCTCGCGATTGGCGTGAGCACGATTGCCTTGGGATACGAGCGTCGCCGCTCGGGCAATGGTTCGAGTCCACAGATGACATTGCGAGGTGCCGCGTGA
- a CDS encoding NnrS family protein — translation MSGQAADKLEARRPTVFVSAPSISAGSRARPHFNRSQFFLDAFRPFYLGGALFAAVAVPLWLGMWYHNYFTPSLPSLYWHAHEMVFGFAAAIIIGFLFTAARNWTGLPLPAGLPLALLAGLWLAARVGMFFAYGPGTAVVDSLLLLIVAGVLARKFILARSWCSMPMVVVLSLLAGANISFHAAAHSLIPISPLQAIEAGLFMVVLIEMIVGGRVVPGFSTNAAPGAWRWRSTWLHRGSFALAAAAFLADSFHAPGFLTGVLALVAGAAVAVQAIGWNPLAARGNPMQWVLHAAYAWIPIGLILLGLACFGIVPRSAAIHALAVGSMGGLIIGMITRTALGHSGRMVRAGRVEVGAFILLLLAAALRVAASLIPPIYLAGMLAAGTAWTAAFTLYVVSYGPTLLGKSPPADDVPVPLNRPRSIGVQP, via the coding sequence GTGAGCGGCCAAGCAGCGGACAAACTCGAAGCACGTCGGCCGACTGTCTTCGTCAGCGCGCCATCCATCTCTGCCGGATCGCGTGCGAGGCCGCACTTCAACCGGTCTCAGTTCTTCCTCGACGCGTTCCGTCCGTTTTATCTGGGCGGCGCGCTGTTTGCCGCGGTTGCAGTGCCGCTGTGGCTGGGCATGTGGTACCACAACTACTTCACGCCGTCGCTGCCATCGCTGTACTGGCACGCCCACGAAATGGTCTTCGGCTTTGCAGCGGCCATAATCATCGGGTTCCTCTTCACCGCAGCTCGCAATTGGACCGGGCTGCCGCTGCCCGCCGGGCTGCCGCTCGCGCTACTCGCTGGGTTGTGGCTCGCTGCTCGCGTTGGCATGTTCTTCGCATACGGGCCGGGGACGGCCGTGGTTGACTCTCTGCTCCTGCTGATCGTGGCCGGTGTGCTGGCGAGGAAGTTCATTCTGGCCCGCAGTTGGTGCAGCATGCCAATGGTCGTCGTGCTCTCGCTTCTCGCCGGCGCGAACATCTCGTTTCACGCGGCCGCGCACAGTCTGATCCCGATCTCGCCCCTCCAGGCGATCGAGGCCGGGCTGTTCATGGTGGTGCTGATCGAGATGATCGTCGGCGGGCGGGTCGTGCCTGGTTTCTCCACCAACGCCGCGCCGGGCGCGTGGCGTTGGCGTTCAACGTGGTTGCACCGCGGGTCATTCGCGCTCGCGGCAGCCGCATTCCTTGCCGACTCGTTCCACGCGCCAGGGTTCTTGACGGGAGTACTCGCCCTGGTCGCCGGGGCAGCCGTCGCCGTCCAAGCGATCGGCTGGAATCCGCTCGCGGCACGCGGCAATCCGATGCAGTGGGTCCTCCATGCCGCCTACGCATGGATTCCCATCGGTCTGATCCTGCTGGGCTTGGCCTGCTTCGGCATCGTCCCTCGCTCCGCGGCGATCCACGCGCTCGCCGTCGGTTCAATGGGCGGGTTAATCATCGGGATGATCACCCGGACGGCTCTGGGCCACTCCGGCCGCATGGTGCGTGCCGGGCGCGTCGAGGTCGGGGCGTTCATCCTCCTGCTCCTCGCCGCGGCACTTCGGGTTGCGGCGTCGCTCATCCCGCCCATTTACCTCGCGGGCATGCTCGCCGCGGGAACGGCATGGACGGCTGCCTTCACGCTCTACGTGGTCTCGTACGGACCGACACTGTTGGGCAAAAGCCCACCCGCAGACGATGTCCCCGTGCCCTTGAACCGTCCCCGATCGATCGGAGTTCAACCATGA
- a CDS encoding transposase has protein sequence MVRACCLKAENEILRSRIERPIRVKPAERARLVRLGKPLGSAIRDLVSIVKPEAFMRWIPESKKRVQPAAQSNRKPGRPRTPDGVRAIVLRIARETGWGYTRILGELKKLGIGSVSRSTVVNILREAGLPSGPVRGERSWDEFLKAHATTLWACDFMATRVLTRQGLRLAFSLVFILPKTRRAHVSTSTTKPDATWLISAVREFAASVPRDMSPPSLLVRDRDSKFFVGNGVFERELGDCGMRSMPLPCRSPNLNAHVERLIQSVQAECLDHFVILGTRHQDYLLREYINHYNRDRPHSSLEFATPLGRRPSTRAGPAGHREVRCRSRLGGVIKHYYWKAA, from the coding sequence TTGGTCCGAGCGTGCTGCCTCAAGGCCGAGAACGAGATTCTGCGTTCAAGGATCGAGAGGCCGATCCGGGTAAAGCCTGCGGAGCGGGCACGGCTGGTCCGGCTCGGCAAGCCGCTCGGGTCGGCCATTAGGGACCTGGTCTCGATCGTCAAGCCCGAGGCATTCATGAGGTGGATCCCGGAGTCGAAGAAGCGGGTGCAACCAGCGGCTCAATCGAACCGCAAGCCGGGCCGGCCACGCACGCCCGACGGGGTCCGTGCGATCGTCCTTCGGATCGCGCGCGAGACGGGGTGGGGCTACACACGCATTCTCGGCGAACTGAAGAAGTTGGGGATCGGTAGTGTTTCGCGATCGACGGTTGTGAACATCCTGCGCGAGGCCGGGCTGCCGAGCGGGCCTGTTCGTGGCGAGCGGAGTTGGGACGAGTTCCTCAAGGCGCACGCCACGACGTTGTGGGCCTGCGACTTCATGGCGACGCGAGTGCTGACGCGACAGGGACTGCGGCTGGCGTTCAGCCTGGTGTTCATCCTTCCCAAGACACGGCGGGCGCACGTGTCGACCAGCACCACAAAGCCCGACGCCACGTGGCTCATCAGCGCGGTCCGGGAGTTCGCGGCGAGTGTGCCGAGGGACATGAGCCCGCCATCGCTGCTGGTGCGCGATCGCGACAGCAAGTTCTTCGTCGGCAATGGTGTCTTCGAGCGGGAGTTGGGTGATTGCGGGATGCGGTCGATGCCGTTGCCGTGCCGATCGCCGAACCTCAACGCGCACGTCGAGCGGCTGATCCAGAGCGTCCAGGCCGAGTGTCTCGACCATTTCGTGATCCTCGGCACACGGCATCAGGACTACCTGCTGCGTGAGTACATCAACCACTACAACCGCGATCGGCCGCACTCGTCGCTGGAGTTCGCGACGCCGTTGGGTCGGAGGCCGTCGACCCGTGCCGGGCCGGCTGGTCACCGTGAGGTCCGCTGCCGATCAAGGCTTGGCGGTGTGATCAAGCACTACTACTGGAAGGCCGCTTGA
- a CDS encoding Rrf2 family transcriptional regulator has product MISQTMEYALRAMTHLASLGDAVGTSEKLAEATQTPHDYLSKVLRDLVRAGLVTSTRGRQGGFALARPASTISVLDIVNAVEPLRRITSCPLGDPTHTQLCPLHRCLDDAMAQIEHAFARNTLSDLVAGAAVPMGCRRLVGLGLAVDLKRSENQ; this is encoded by the coding sequence ATGATCTCTCAGACCATGGAGTATGCCTTGCGGGCCATGACCCACTTGGCGAGTCTTGGGGACGCCGTCGGAACAAGCGAGAAGCTCGCAGAGGCCACCCAGACGCCGCACGACTATCTCAGCAAAGTCCTGCGCGATCTGGTGCGGGCCGGACTGGTCACTTCGACGCGGGGTCGACAGGGCGGTTTCGCGCTGGCACGCCCGGCATCCACGATTTCAGTGCTCGACATCGTGAACGCGGTTGAACCTCTCCGCCGAATTACGTCATGCCCGCTCGGTGACCCCACGCATACGCAGCTCTGTCCGCTGCACCGCTGCCTTGATGACGCGATGGCACAGATTGAGCACGCGTTCGCGCGAAACACCCTCAGTGATCTCGTCGCCGGAGCAGCGGTCCCAATGGGCTGCCGCCGGCTGGTCGGTCTGGGACTGGCCGTTGATCTGAAGCGTTCGGAGAACCAGTGA
- a CDS encoding class I SAM-dependent methyltransferase: MPLPDPERTISERYQRDWPRYFDAVTDQPPRETLLRALAAFDADDERHPTHPRPLRLALDLGCGEGRDTRAIIRHGSQDAFTHPDRSKWGRPTGWIVVAIDSSDEGLSRVPRGLLQTELVRIHRVRLSLEELADTPIDRLTNPLLDALAGHGAPPDWLPMPHAISLINASFALPFCEPPRFPALWQWIANTLTKSPYSTARFSGQLFGDRDGWAAIRPGSHHTRQQIETLLTHANLTPEHIDEVEKDGSDAMGGTKHHHVFHIVARRGD; the protein is encoded by the coding sequence ATGCCCCTCCCCGATCCCGAACGCACAATCTCCGAACGCTACCAGCGTGACTGGCCCCGCTACTTCGACGCCGTCACCGACCAGCCCCCCCGCGAAACGCTCCTGCGTGCACTCGCCGCGTTCGATGCCGATGATGAACGCCATCCCACACACCCCCGGCCGCTCCGTCTGGCCCTGGACCTCGGCTGCGGTGAAGGCCGCGACACCCGCGCCATCATTCGCCACGGATCCCAGGACGCCTTCACACACCCCGATCGATCGAAGTGGGGGAGGCCCACCGGCTGGATCGTCGTCGCCATCGATTCCTCCGACGAGGGACTCTCTCGAGTGCCACGCGGGCTTCTCCAGACCGAACTCGTCCGCATCCACCGCGTCCGTCTCTCCCTCGAGGAACTCGCCGACACGCCGATCGATCGACTCACCAACCCACTCCTCGACGCTCTCGCCGGACACGGCGCACCACCCGATTGGCTCCCCATGCCTCACGCCATCTCCCTCATCAACGCGAGTTTCGCACTCCCCTTCTGCGAGCCACCACGCTTCCCCGCGCTCTGGCAATGGATCGCGAACACTCTCACGAAGAGTCCATACTCCACCGCACGATTCAGCGGCCAACTCTTCGGCGACCGCGACGGCTGGGCCGCCATTCGTCCGGGCAGCCACCACACTCGCCAACAGATCGAAACCCTCCTCACACACGCAAACCTCACTCCCGAGCACATCGACGAGGTCGAAAAGGACGGCAGCGACGCCATGGGCGGCACCAAGCACCACCACGTCTTTCATATCGTCGCCCGACGTGGAGACTGA